One stretch of Lodderomyces beijingensis strain CBS 14171 genome assembly, chromosome: 3 DNA includes these proteins:
- a CDS encoding mitochondrial 37S ribosomal protein bS18m, with amino-acid sequence MLSRVNLLRGTSSPVCKLTRTVFTQARILQDGKIPAAAAAPEGVQEQAASSIDNGAFSNSSSKITRPRNNFRNSKEASPTRDQLKSKTSWGKGSNGSLPQKSAQATISEQLSEITEMQSEEPIYVAQSLERKFMDGDAYNPFDFSLNRIRMERKQRQKRFQSPEDPFEKSGINPETLYLMPEILSNFLTSTGQIMPRSQTGCSATNQRRLTAAIRTARNLGLLASVHRHYRYMPQRNI; translated from the coding sequence ATGTTGTCGAGAGTGAATCTTCTACGTGGAACGAGTCTGCCCGTTTGCAAACTCACGCGCACCGTTTTTACGCAAGCAAGAATACTTCAAGACGGCAAGAttccagcagcagcagcagctccGGAGGGCGTTCAAGAGCAGGCCGCCAGCTCTATAGATAACGGCGcattctccaactccagtTCCAAAATCACAAGACCGAGAAACAACTTCAGAAATAGCAAAGAGGCGCTGCCCACACGCGACCAACTTAAAAGCAAAACCTCCTGGGGCAAGGGCTCAAATGGCAGTTTGCCGCAGAAATCGGCACAGGCAACCATAAGTGAGCAGTTGTCCGAGATCACTGAAATGCAGAGCGAAGAACCAATATATGTTGCTCAGAGCTTGGAAAGAAAATTCATGGATGGGGACGCATATAACCCATTTGACTTCAGCTTAAACAGAATCCGAatggaaagaaaacaacGCCAAAAGCGGTTCCAAAGCCCCGAGGATCCGTTCGAAAAGAGCGGCATAAACCCAGAGACCTTATACTTGATGCCGGAGATCTtatccaatttcttgaccTCAACCGGCCAGATCATGCCCAGACTGCAAACCGGTTGCTCGGCCACCAATCAGCGAAGACTCACTGCTGCCATTAGAACTGCAAGAAACTTGGGTTTATTGGCTTCTGTTCATAGACATTACAGGTACATGCCACAAAGGAATATatag